Proteins encoded by one window of Raphanus sativus cultivar WK10039 unplaced genomic scaffold, ASM80110v3 Scaffold0017, whole genome shotgun sequence:
- the LOC130500709 gene encoding AT-hook motif nuclear-localized protein 6-like isoform X2 has protein sequence MEEKGVMSPSGVITVKGDETLASRTEFQQNPSFLPSVGPTTVVSPLPPSPTTTVTPGSAAAAPPPSISSAGTDLTKRKRGRPRKYAPNGSLNPRASRPTLSPTPISSSIPFYEDYHHLHHSHWKRGKAQQQPVEFMKRSSMFEYESSPAPTPPGLSCYVGANFITHQFTVNAGEDVIMKVMPYSQGSRAICILSATGTISNVTLRQPTTSGGTLTYEGRFEILSLSGSFIPTENGGTKGRSGGMSISLAGPNGKIVGGGLAGMLIAASPVQVIMGSFIVMHQAEQTHKKKRRIMEPSPPPPQQQPPAFTITTVNSTPSAVATVEEPKQQTYGVGGDTMRPLSQMPPSFQNDNSVMNNITTTYHGYGNMNTGTTSKEEDDYENGGNDDSGDTRSLSNSG, from the exons ATGGAGGAGAAAGGTGTAATGAGTCCAAGTGGGGTCATCACAGTTAAGGGAGATGAAACTTTGGCATCAAGAACAGAGTTTCAACAAAACCCTAGCTTTCTTCCATCCGTGGGACCCACGACGGTGGTATCTCCTCTCCCTCCGTCTCCAACCACCACTGTGACTCCTGGCTCAGCCGCTGCAGCGCCGCCGCCATCAATCTCTAGCGCAGGGACAGATCtgacaaagaggaagagaggacGGCCGAGGAAATACGCTCCAAATGGTAGTCTGAACCCTAGGGCTTCGAGACCAACTCTGTCTCCGACACCAATCTCATCTTCAATTCCATTCTATGAagattatcatcatcttcatcattctCATTGGAAACGAGGAAAAGCTCAGCAGCAACCTGTTGAATTCATGAAGAGATCTAGCATGTTTGAGTATGAAAGCAGCCCAG CTCCAACTCCTCCTGGACTCTCATGCTATGTGGGTGCTAATTTTATAACACATCAGTTTACTGTCAATGCTGGTGAG GATGTAATAATGAAAGTAATGCCGTATTCACAAGGATCTCGAGCTATATGCATTCTTTCTGCTACTGGTACCATCTCTAATGTCACACTTCGTCAACCTACCACTTCAGGAGGCACTCTTACATATGAG GGTCGATTTGAGATACTTTCTCTATCGGGTTCCTTTATACCTACTGAAAACGGAGGAACTAAGGGTCGGTCCGGTGGTATGAGCATTTCTTTAGCCGGACCAAATGGCAAAATCGTCGGTGGCGGCCTTGCTGGTATGCTCATAGCAGCCAGTCCTGTCCAG GTGATAATGGGAAGTTTCATTGTGATGCATCAAGCAGAACAAACACATAAGAAGAAACGTCGAATCATGGAgccttctcctcctccgccaCAACAACAACCTCCTGCTTTCACCATCACCACTGTGAATTCTACTCCATCTGCGGTTGCCACCGTAGAGGAGCCAAAACAACAAACCTACGGTGTTGGTGGTGATACAATGAGACCGTTGTCTCAAATGCCGCCTTCTTTCCAGAACGACAATTCAGTTATGAACAATATCACAACGACCTATCATGGATA
- the LOC130500709 gene encoding AT-hook motif nuclear-localized protein 6-like isoform X1 gives MEEKGVMSPSGVITVKGDETLASRTEFQQNPSFLPSVGPTTVVSPLPPSPTTTVTPGSAAAAPPPSISSAGTDLTKRKRGRPRKYAPNGSLNPRASRPTLSPTPISSSIPFYEDYHHLHHSHWKRGKAQQQPVEFMKRSSMFEYESSPAAPTPPGLSCYVGANFITHQFTVNAGEDVIMKVMPYSQGSRAICILSATGTISNVTLRQPTTSGGTLTYEGRFEILSLSGSFIPTENGGTKGRSGGMSISLAGPNGKIVGGGLAGMLIAASPVQVIMGSFIVMHQAEQTHKKKRRIMEPSPPPPQQQPPAFTITTVNSTPSAVATVEEPKQQTYGVGGDTMRPLSQMPPSFQNDNSVMNNITTTYHGYGNMNTGTTSKEEDDYENGGNDDSGDTRSLSNSG, from the exons ATGGAGGAGAAAGGTGTAATGAGTCCAAGTGGGGTCATCACAGTTAAGGGAGATGAAACTTTGGCATCAAGAACAGAGTTTCAACAAAACCCTAGCTTTCTTCCATCCGTGGGACCCACGACGGTGGTATCTCCTCTCCCTCCGTCTCCAACCACCACTGTGACTCCTGGCTCAGCCGCTGCAGCGCCGCCGCCATCAATCTCTAGCGCAGGGACAGATCtgacaaagaggaagagaggacGGCCGAGGAAATACGCTCCAAATGGTAGTCTGAACCCTAGGGCTTCGAGACCAACTCTGTCTCCGACACCAATCTCATCTTCAATTCCATTCTATGAagattatcatcatcttcatcattctCATTGGAAACGAGGAAAAGCTCAGCAGCAACCTGTTGAATTCATGAAGAGATCTAGCATGTTTGAGTATGAAAGCAGCCCAG CAGCTCCAACTCCTCCTGGACTCTCATGCTATGTGGGTGCTAATTTTATAACACATCAGTTTACTGTCAATGCTGGTGAG GATGTAATAATGAAAGTAATGCCGTATTCACAAGGATCTCGAGCTATATGCATTCTTTCTGCTACTGGTACCATCTCTAATGTCACACTTCGTCAACCTACCACTTCAGGAGGCACTCTTACATATGAG GGTCGATTTGAGATACTTTCTCTATCGGGTTCCTTTATACCTACTGAAAACGGAGGAACTAAGGGTCGGTCCGGTGGTATGAGCATTTCTTTAGCCGGACCAAATGGCAAAATCGTCGGTGGCGGCCTTGCTGGTATGCTCATAGCAGCCAGTCCTGTCCAG GTGATAATGGGAAGTTTCATTGTGATGCATCAAGCAGAACAAACACATAAGAAGAAACGTCGAATCATGGAgccttctcctcctccgccaCAACAACAACCTCCTGCTTTCACCATCACCACTGTGAATTCTACTCCATCTGCGGTTGCCACCGTAGAGGAGCCAAAACAACAAACCTACGGTGTTGGTGGTGATACAATGAGACCGTTGTCTCAAATGCCGCCTTCTTTCCAGAACGACAATTCAGTTATGAACAATATCACAACGACCTATCATGGATA